One genomic region from Spirosoma sp. KCTC 42546 encodes:
- a CDS encoding S1 RNA-binding domain-containing protein — MIEIGRINTLTALRETSVGFFLGDLSDRKTQDFSNDILLPNKYVPDTLAIDDDIDVFVYTDSEDRPIATTLTPAIQRDEFAALQVVAVSKAGAFLDWGLEKDLLVPHREQARPMEVGQWYVVFMYLDRSTNRLVASSKVNRFLDPDVRDLQVGDEVQLLAFETTDLGVNVIINNRYKGLIYANEIFRTVRPGDPLIGYIKTVRDDNLVDVSLQKAGFENVEPNARRILATLKAENGFLPLTDSSPPDAIYSALEMSKKTFKKAIGTLYRERKIVLEEGGIRLL, encoded by the coding sequence ATGATTGAGATCGGACGAATCAATACCTTAACGGCTCTTCGCGAAACCAGCGTTGGGTTCTTCCTCGGTGACCTGTCAGACAGGAAAACCCAGGATTTCAGTAACGACATATTATTACCCAATAAATATGTTCCCGACACGCTGGCTATCGACGATGACATTGACGTGTTTGTCTATACAGACTCGGAAGACCGCCCCATTGCTACAACCCTAACGCCCGCTATACAGCGCGACGAATTTGCTGCTTTACAGGTGGTAGCCGTTTCGAAGGCAGGGGCCTTTCTGGACTGGGGGTTAGAAAAAGACTTGCTGGTGCCTCATCGGGAACAGGCCCGCCCTATGGAAGTTGGCCAGTGGTACGTGGTGTTTATGTACCTGGATAGGAGCACGAATCGCTTAGTAGCGTCGAGCAAAGTAAACCGATTTCTGGACCCCGACGTGCGCGATTTACAGGTAGGAGATGAGGTACAATTGCTTGCCTTCGAAACGACTGATCTGGGAGTAAATGTCATCATCAACAACCGCTACAAAGGTCTGATCTACGCCAACGAGATTTTTCGAACCGTTCGGCCGGGAGACCCGCTCATTGGGTATATTAAAACGGTTCGTGATGATAACCTCGTAGATGTAAGCCTGCAAAAAGCTGGTTTTGAGAATGTAGAGCCCAATGCCCGCCGTATTCTGGCTACGCTCAAAGCCGAAAATGGATTTCTGCCACTCACCGACAGTAGCCCGCCCGATGCTATTTACAGCGCGCTGGAAATGAGTAAGAAGACGTTCAAAAAGGCAATCGGAACGCTATACCGCGAGCGAAAAATTGTGCTGGAAGAGGGGGGAATTCGACTGCTTTGA
- a CDS encoding sorbosone dehydrogenase family protein: MRLFLIILVSSKLIAQTPKLRLSLEATGLYRPTDVVVLSPTEFLVSQTDGRIRLIRNGVIQTNSFLNINTKINDATWEGIFGITLHPNYATNGYIYVHYCRTGDRASVFARYTRKSTNPDQADPASELILFTVPYTNPLGGHRSGRLGFGPDGYLYITTGDSSPGLVGSIGDPNKLAQSLQNLYGKLLRIDVDHGNPYTIPPTNPYASPTDGVPDEIYALGLRNPWRWSFDRQTGDFWLGDVGQDDWEELNFTAANAPAPQNYGWPCFEGSHPYNSTCSTNATYHMPLLDYAGHNSGQIASITGGFVYRGSAYPNLQGWYVYGDYARGTFWTLKRESNGTYQNIRQPITTLTSPVSFGEGPNGELYVLSMSDGVLYHLTDEPIASKQSGSWTSLTTWNCNCLPAMEDEVIILPEHTVSVNQATQIKSLTIRGKLFLSSGGRVSF; the protein is encoded by the coding sequence ATGCGTCTTTTTTTGATCATTCTGGTTAGCTCAAAATTAATTGCCCAGACACCTAAGCTACGGTTATCCTTGGAAGCCACTGGCTTATATCGGCCCACTGATGTTGTCGTTCTAAGTCCAACGGAATTCCTGGTGTCACAAACAGATGGAAGGATACGGTTAATTCGCAATGGAGTGATTCAGACTAACTCGTTTCTGAATATCAATACAAAAATTAACGATGCAACCTGGGAGGGTATTTTTGGGATAACGTTGCATCCAAATTATGCCACGAACGGCTATATCTATGTTCACTATTGTCGGACTGGCGACAGAGCTTCTGTATTTGCCCGCTATACCCGAAAAAGCACAAATCCCGATCAGGCTGATCCGGCTTCAGAATTAATTCTTTTTACGGTTCCTTACACCAATCCGCTGGGTGGACACCGATCGGGTCGGCTTGGTTTCGGCCCTGATGGCTATCTCTACATAACAACAGGCGATTCGTCGCCCGGTCTGGTGGGATCAATCGGCGATCCGAACAAACTAGCGCAGAGCCTTCAAAACCTGTATGGGAAATTGCTTCGTATTGATGTGGATCATGGAAATCCGTATACGATTCCCCCCACAAATCCGTATGCCAGCCCGACAGATGGCGTACCCGATGAGATTTATGCGCTAGGCCTTCGTAATCCATGGCGCTGGAGCTTTGATCGCCAAACCGGCGATTTCTGGCTGGGTGATGTGGGGCAGGATGACTGGGAAGAACTGAACTTTACGGCGGCTAACGCTCCGGCTCCGCAGAATTATGGCTGGCCTTGTTTTGAAGGCAGCCATCCCTATAATTCAACTTGTTCTACCAATGCAACTTACCATATGCCATTGTTAGACTATGCGGGTCATAATTCAGGGCAAATTGCATCCATTACGGGTGGATTTGTTTACCGGGGAAGCGCCTATCCGAATTTGCAGGGTTGGTATGTGTATGGAGATTATGCACGGGGCACCTTCTGGACCCTGAAACGGGAGAGTAATGGCACGTATCAGAATATTCGCCAACCGATAACCACACTAACAAGTCCCGTATCATTTGGCGAAGGGCCAAATGGCGAGTTGTACGTACTCTCTATGTCGGATGGTGTACTTTATCATCTTACCGATGAACCAATTGCCAGCAAGCAGAGTGGAAGCTGGACCAGCTTAACAACCTGGAACTGCAATTGCCTGCCAGCGATGGAGGATGAGGTTATTATCTTGCCAGAGCACACCGTTTCCGTAAATCAGGCAACTCAGATTAAGTCGCTGACAATAAGAGGGAAGTTGTTCTTGAGTAGTGGAGGGCGTGTATCGTTTTAA
- a CDS encoding nuclear transport factor 2 family protein, protein MAAEKNKAILKKGNAAIAAGDNEGFLSFCTDDTEWTFVGDKILKGKEAVRQWMAAEYVEPPTNTVVTLIAENDFLTALGYLTMKDKDGQEAHYEYCDIWRFRDDKIVELKAFVVKIETK, encoded by the coding sequence ATGGCAGCAGAAAAAAATAAGGCAATCTTAAAAAAGGGCAACGCGGCAATCGCTGCCGGTGATAACGAAGGGTTCCTGTCGTTCTGCACTGACGATACAGAATGGACGTTTGTAGGTGATAAGATCCTCAAAGGGAAAGAAGCCGTTCGTCAATGGATGGCAGCAGAATATGTGGAGCCGCCTACGAATACGGTTGTTACCTTAATCGCTGAAAATGATTTCCTTACGGCGCTTGGCTACCTAACCATGAAGGATAAAGACGGACAGGAGGCTCATTACGAATACTGTGATATCTGGCGTTTTCGTGACGACAAGATTGTCGAATTAAAAGCTTTCGTCGTCAAAATAGAAACGAAGTGA
- a CDS encoding sorbosone dehydrogenase family protein produces MPTTLKLHDSHPLKSKSMGRSSVYLISLLCLAIETAIAQTFPNSFTQVAVASGLTKPTVVQAAPDGRLFVAQQNGNLRVIKNGALLADPFLQLTVDSNVERGLLGIAFDPSFTTNQYIYLYYTVPTSGTVAAHNRISRFTANSDVASIGSELILLDLDPLSATNHNGGSLAFGPDQKLYVGVGDNANPPNSQNLDNYLGKVLRINPDGSVPSGNPFSSGSEARKRIWAYGLRNPYTLTFQPGTGRFFVNDVGQENWEEINDATTGGQNFGWPIAEGISANPAFSNPYYVYPHSGPDIGCAITGGTFYNPPIPAYPSSFVGKYFFLDYCIKWIRVLDVSGPASVKSPFADYLTGLLVSLTVGTDGNLYYLSYNEAKLFKIIYRGETCQTTKNGDWHDSAIWSCGHVPIISDQAVVRHAVTIGTGLTSLARQITYEPGGQLTFLSGQQLRLGLL; encoded by the coding sequence GTGCCAACTACCTTAAAGTTACACGACTCCCACCCGCTAAAAAGTAAGTCGATGGGTAGAAGTAGTGTCTATCTCATTTCCCTTCTCTGCCTCGCCATTGAAACAGCAATTGCTCAAACTTTCCCCAACAGCTTTACACAGGTAGCTGTAGCCTCCGGATTAACTAAGCCCACAGTTGTTCAGGCGGCACCTGATGGCCGACTTTTTGTTGCCCAGCAGAACGGCAATCTGCGCGTTATCAAGAATGGAGCCCTATTAGCCGATCCATTTTTACAACTCACCGTTGATTCAAATGTGGAGCGTGGGTTGCTAGGTATAGCGTTCGATCCTTCTTTTACTACCAATCAATACATCTACCTCTACTATACTGTACCCACTAGTGGAACAGTTGCTGCGCATAATAGGATCAGTCGATTTACAGCTAATAGTGATGTGGCAAGTATTGGCAGTGAGCTCATTCTTTTAGACTTAGATCCACTTAGTGCAACCAATCACAACGGGGGTTCGCTGGCGTTTGGTCCCGATCAAAAGCTGTATGTAGGTGTAGGGGATAATGCAAATCCGCCTAATTCCCAGAATTTAGATAATTACTTAGGCAAAGTATTACGGATTAATCCAGATGGCAGTGTGCCATCCGGGAACCCGTTCTCAAGCGGTTCAGAAGCCAGAAAACGTATCTGGGCGTATGGCTTACGAAATCCGTATACACTAACCTTTCAGCCAGGAACAGGTCGCTTTTTCGTCAACGATGTTGGTCAGGAGAACTGGGAGGAAATCAATGATGCCACCACTGGAGGGCAGAATTTTGGCTGGCCAATCGCAGAAGGAATTAGCGCTAATCCTGCTTTTTCGAACCCATACTATGTGTATCCGCATAGCGGCCCTGATATTGGCTGTGCCATTACGGGGGGTACATTTTACAATCCACCCATACCCGCCTACCCGTCTTCATTCGTTGGCAAGTATTTTTTTCTGGACTATTGCATCAAATGGATCAGAGTGCTGGATGTATCAGGCCCAGCATCCGTTAAATCACCGTTTGCCGATTACCTAACGGGCTTACTCGTGAGTTTAACCGTGGGTACAGATGGAAATTTGTATTACCTGAGTTACAATGAAGCCAAACTCTTTAAAATAATCTATAGGGGTGAAACCTGTCAGACTACTAAAAATGGCGACTGGCATGATTCCGCCATCTGGTCGTGCGGGCATGTGCCAATCATAAGCGATCAGGCAGTTGTACGTCATGCTGTGACTATAGGAACTGGTTTAACCAGCTTAGCCAGACAGATTACGTATGAACCAGGTGGGCAACTAACCTTTTTGAGCGGTCAGCAATTACGATTAGGGCTATTATAG
- a CDS encoding EamA family transporter, whose translation MQAVSSPVTSTPTRLTLWGNLVSVYILWGSTYLFIHFMTEQMPPLYMVSVRYLIAGSILYSYARLTGTPAPTRQEWRSAGIIGVLLLTIANGCLSVGLQYIPSGMAALLGGLLPVYLLTLNWFAFGRQRPSNMALAGLVIGLIGIYLLIKPDNLQGAGGMDSKLIGVGLVAAGNFAWAIGTLMAPRLSLPSGTISSGIQMIVGGVATLILSLLLEPVTPLSILDAPAKAIGSMVYLIIFGSIIGFSSYAWLARNATPQLLSTYAFVNPVVAMLLGTLFAGEIFSSQSFIGAIVALVGVVLITLGRK comes from the coding sequence ATGCAAGCCGTTTCCTCTCCTGTTACAAGTACCCCAACCCGCCTTACTCTTTGGGGGAATCTAGTCTCTGTGTATATCCTCTGGGGGTCGACCTATCTGTTCATTCATTTCATGACCGAGCAGATGCCTCCTTTATACATGGTCTCTGTTCGTTATCTGATTGCCGGGTCAATTCTGTATAGCTATGCCCGACTAACGGGTACGCCTGCTCCTACCCGGCAGGAATGGCGATCGGCAGGTATTATTGGCGTACTGCTGCTTACGATTGCCAATGGCTGTCTTTCGGTAGGACTTCAATATATTCCGAGCGGTATGGCGGCTCTGCTAGGTGGCTTATTGCCTGTTTACCTGCTTACCCTAAACTGGTTCGCATTTGGGCGCCAACGCCCAAGTAATATGGCGCTGGCTGGCCTGGTCATTGGCCTGATCGGGATTTATCTGCTAATTAAGCCGGATAACTTACAGGGTGCAGGTGGTATGGACTCGAAACTGATTGGCGTAGGGCTGGTGGCAGCCGGCAACTTTGCGTGGGCCATTGGTACACTGATGGCTCCGCGACTTTCGTTGCCATCCGGCACGATTTCGAGTGGTATTCAAATGATTGTAGGCGGGGTTGCTACCTTGATTCTCAGCCTGCTACTGGAACCGGTTACCCCCTTAAGTATTCTGGATGCACCAGCAAAAGCAATTGGCTCAATGGTCTATTTAATCATTTTTGGCAGTATCATCGGCTTCTCCTCCTACGCCTGGCTGGCACGGAATGCCACTCCCCAATTACTATCAACCTATGCCTTTGTGAACCCCGTTGTGGCTATGCTTCTGGGCACCTTATTTGCGGGAGAAATCTTTTCAAGCCAGTCGTTTATCGGCGCTATCGTTGCTCTGGTGGGGGTTGTGTTGATTACACTGGGGAGGAAGTAG
- a CDS encoding IlvD/Edd family dehydratase, producing MPLRSRDWFGRTGKDGFIYRAWMKNQGFPHHEFEGKPVIGICNTWSELTPCNAHFRELAEAIKRGVWEAGGFPLEFPVMSLGECQIKPTAMLFRNLASMDVEESIRGNSIDGVILMCGCDKTTPSLVMGACSVDIPTMVVSGGPMLAGRFRGKKIGTSDVWRFAEAYKMGEMSQADFVASEASMARSQGHCAVMGTASTMAAMVESLGLALPDNATIPAADSRRKVLAHMTGVRMVELVKENVKPSQILTRQAFENAIMINAALGGSTNFILHLTAIAGRVGVDLSLDDFDTLSAKIPLLANLQPSGEHFVEDLFYAGGLPAIIRELRNVLNNDALTVNGRTIGENCAEAQCYDPAVIASVEQPFKPESGIAVLRGNLCLNGAVIKPSAASPALMQHTGRAVVFEDIDDYKARIDDPNLDVDPTCVLVLKNVGPKGYPGMPEVGNMQLPAKILAQGVHDMVRISDGRMSGTGFGTVVLHVSPESAVGGNLALVQNGDLITLDVDNRSLHLHVSDEELAGRLVHFKPLELGYDRGYVNLYIRHVTQAHEGADFDFLRGGSGSEVKRDSH from the coding sequence ATGCCATTACGCTCCCGAGATTGGTTTGGCCGCACCGGAAAAGACGGCTTTATTTATCGTGCCTGGATGAAAAATCAGGGTTTCCCGCATCATGAGTTCGAGGGGAAACCGGTTATTGGTATCTGTAACACCTGGTCGGAATTAACGCCCTGCAACGCGCACTTCCGTGAGCTGGCCGAAGCCATTAAACGAGGTGTCTGGGAAGCCGGTGGTTTTCCGCTGGAGTTTCCGGTAATGTCGCTGGGCGAATGTCAGATAAAGCCGACCGCCATGCTGTTCCGTAATCTGGCCAGTATGGACGTTGAAGAAAGTATTCGGGGTAATTCTATTGATGGTGTTATCCTGATGTGTGGTTGCGACAAAACCACGCCTTCGCTTGTCATGGGTGCCTGTAGTGTCGATATTCCAACAATGGTGGTATCGGGTGGGCCAATGCTGGCTGGTCGGTTTAGGGGTAAGAAAATTGGTACCAGCGATGTATGGCGTTTTGCCGAAGCCTACAAAATGGGGGAAATGAGCCAGGCCGATTTTGTGGCTTCCGAAGCCAGTATGGCCCGTAGCCAGGGACACTGTGCCGTAATGGGTACAGCGAGTACAATGGCGGCCATGGTCGAGTCGCTGGGGTTGGCCCTTCCTGACAATGCCACCATTCCCGCAGCCGATTCGCGCCGGAAAGTACTGGCGCATATGACGGGTGTACGGATGGTTGAGCTGGTGAAAGAAAACGTAAAACCTTCACAGATTTTAACCCGGCAGGCATTTGAGAATGCCATTATGATTAATGCGGCTCTGGGCGGTTCTACCAATTTCATCCTGCATTTAACGGCCATTGCCGGACGAGTTGGCGTTGACTTGTCGCTGGATGATTTCGATACCTTATCGGCTAAAATTCCGTTACTGGCTAACCTGCAACCGTCTGGTGAGCATTTTGTAGAAGATCTGTTTTATGCCGGTGGGTTGCCCGCTATTATTCGTGAACTGCGCAATGTACTTAATAACGATGCGTTGACGGTGAATGGCCGGACAATCGGCGAAAACTGCGCCGAAGCCCAATGCTACGACCCTGCCGTAATAGCATCGGTTGAGCAGCCATTTAAACCTGAGTCGGGGATAGCGGTGTTGCGGGGTAATCTCTGTTTGAATGGAGCCGTAATAAAACCGTCGGCTGCGTCGCCCGCGTTGATGCAGCATACGGGTCGGGCGGTTGTATTCGAGGATATCGACGACTACAAAGCCCGTATCGACGATCCGAATCTGGATGTTGATCCAACCTGTGTTTTGGTTCTGAAAAATGTAGGGCCAAAAGGCTATCCGGGCATGCCGGAAGTCGGCAATATGCAGCTACCCGCCAAAATTCTGGCACAGGGTGTTCACGACATGGTTCGCATTTCGGACGGTCGCATGAGTGGTACTGGTTTCGGAACGGTTGTGTTGCACGTATCGCCCGAATCGGCGGTTGGCGGGAACCTGGCCCTGGTGCAGAATGGCGATTTGATTACGCTCGACGTTGACAATCGGAGTCTACATCTGCATGTGTCCGATGAAGAACTGGCGGGACGATTGGTTCATTTTAAGCCCCTCGAGTTAGGCTACGATCGTGGTTATGTCAACCTGTATATCCGCCACGTAACACAGGCCCACGAAGGCGCAGATTTTGATTTTCTCCGCGGTGGCTCTGGAAGTGAAGTAAAGCGGGATTCGCATTAA
- a CDS encoding lytic transglycosylase domain-containing protein, with protein sequence MIAALRPAVAIAAKFIPLQVSPASLLNLSKTSIVAKSDATSSGNDRSASSSMLRPVITTAPELPLLDVDFCGECLPLDQLDVVDRWKHVFTLFRPHASDLGDLRQRAETFFPIINPILEKYGIPDDFRYVPLAESALRPRAISRAGAAGYWQLMPGTARDLGLKVGKRIDERFNVQKATDAACRYLRTLYTQLGSWSLVAAAYNAGPGLLKNQLKRHDHRDYYRMSLPRETRYYLYRVLLYKEVMSRPNDYSSFLSPAPAMQTVFRPWRPTGFQQAA encoded by the coding sequence TTGATAGCCGCATTACGCCCGGCTGTTGCCATTGCCGCAAAGTTTATTCCCCTGCAAGTAAGCCCGGCCTCGCTCCTCAATCTCTCTAAAACCAGCATAGTCGCCAAATCGGATGCCACCTCCTCCGGTAATGACCGGTCAGCTTCATCATCAATGCTCAGACCAGTCATCACCACAGCCCCTGAACTACCGCTGCTCGATGTTGATTTCTGTGGAGAGTGCTTACCCCTCGATCAACTTGACGTAGTTGATCGCTGGAAACATGTTTTTACGTTGTTTCGTCCCCACGCCAGCGACCTTGGCGATCTCCGTCAGCGGGCCGAAACATTCTTCCCAATCATCAATCCAATTTTAGAGAAATACGGCATTCCCGACGATTTTCGGTACGTGCCGCTGGCGGAGAGTGCCCTTCGGCCCAGAGCTATTTCGCGGGCGGGTGCGGCCGGTTACTGGCAGCTCATGCCGGGTACGGCCCGGGACCTTGGCCTAAAAGTTGGCAAACGGATCGACGAACGGTTCAATGTTCAAAAAGCCACGGATGCGGCCTGTCGGTATTTACGGACGTTGTATACGCAACTGGGGTCGTGGTCATTGGTAGCGGCTGCGTATAATGCTGGACCGGGTTTGCTTAAAAATCAACTCAAACGGCATGATCACCGGGATTATTACCGGATGAGTCTGCCCCGCGAAACCCGCTATTACCTTTACCGGGTATTGCTATATAAAGAAGTGATGTCACGCCCAAACGATTATTCGTCATTTCTGTCGCCAGCCCCTGCCATGCAAACGGTGTTCCGTCCCTGGCGGCCTACCGGATTTCAACAGGCTGCCTAA
- a CDS encoding SDR family NAD(P)-dependent oxidoreductase produces the protein MTDFARQTALITGAGTGIGFAIAKALTLQGANVLLNDYDDTLAHTAAKTIRAAIPPNGSGQCEAYPGDASDVQFIQQMVETAVSRFGSVDIAIANAGITIFGDIFTTTPEAFQKIVDLNLRGSFFLAQAAARQMREQGRGGSVLFMSSVVGHQAHPGLPVYSMTKAGLEMLAKQLVIDFSPLGITVNAIAPGATLTERTLDDPSYIPIWSRITPMGRPATVDDITNAALFLIAPASRHITGQSLVVDGGWTSVSPPPV, from the coding sequence ATGACTGATTTTGCCCGACAGACTGCTCTGATTACCGGAGCCGGAACCGGTATTGGTTTCGCTATTGCCAAAGCCTTAACCCTACAGGGAGCCAATGTATTGCTCAACGATTATGATGACACACTAGCTCATACAGCGGCTAAAACGATTCGGGCAGCTATTCCACCCAATGGATCGGGCCAGTGCGAAGCGTATCCCGGCGATGCCTCCGATGTGCAGTTTATTCAGCAGATGGTCGAAACGGCGGTCAGTCGGTTCGGATCTGTCGATATCGCGATTGCCAACGCGGGGATTACCATCTTCGGCGACATATTCACAACGACGCCGGAGGCCTTTCAGAAAATTGTGGATTTGAATCTGAGAGGTAGCTTTTTTCTGGCACAGGCCGCAGCCAGACAAATGCGCGAACAGGGGAGAGGAGGGAGTGTGTTGTTTATGTCTTCCGTAGTGGGGCACCAGGCGCATCCGGGTTTACCGGTTTATAGCATGACGAAAGCTGGGCTTGAAATGTTGGCCAAGCAATTAGTCATTGATTTTTCGCCCCTCGGTATTACCGTAAATGCGATTGCCCCCGGTGCCACACTGACCGAGCGTACATTAGACGACCCGTCGTACATACCCATCTGGTCGAGAATTACACCCATGGGGCGACCCGCCACTGTAGACGACATAACAAACGCGGCCCTGTTTCTAATCGCACCTGCCTCCCGACACATTACCGGCCAAAGCCTAGTTGTTGATGGCGGCTGGACAAGTGTAAGCCCGCCACCGGTTTAG
- a CDS encoding DJ-1/PfpI family protein, which translates to MNRKILIVTGDGGESYETLYAVHRFQEEGDTAVIAAPSKRRLNLVMHDFEPGWDTYIERPGYCLASDLAIEDVIVDDYDAILLLGGRAPEYLRNHAVLLEVVREFDRQGKWVFAICHGIQILVTAGLASNRNLTAYEHVRTEIEMGGGTYSTQQAIRDRNIVTGQTWQSHPEFYREVFACLKHAELVAE; encoded by the coding sequence ATGAATCGCAAAATTTTGATCGTCACCGGGGATGGTGGCGAAAGTTATGAAACCCTCTACGCCGTTCACCGCTTTCAGGAAGAAGGCGACACGGCCGTGATTGCCGCACCCAGCAAACGCCGACTCAACCTGGTGATGCACGATTTTGAACCCGGCTGGGATACCTATATAGAGCGCCCCGGCTATTGTCTGGCCTCAGATCTGGCTATAGAGGACGTGATCGTAGACGACTACGACGCCATTCTGCTATTGGGCGGTCGCGCCCCCGAATACCTGCGTAACCATGCCGTGCTACTGGAGGTCGTGCGCGAGTTTGACCGGCAGGGCAAATGGGTCTTTGCTATCTGCCACGGTATCCAGATCCTGGTCACAGCCGGTTTAGCCAGCAACCGAAATCTAACCGCCTACGAACATGTACGCACCGAAATCGAGATGGGTGGTGGCACGTATTCGACCCAGCAGGCCATCCGCGACCGAAATATAGTAACGGGCCAGACCTGGCAATCACACCCCGAGTTCTACCGCGAAGTCTTTGCCTGCCTCAAACATGCAGAACTTGTAGCGGAGTAG
- a CDS encoding lactonase family protein: protein MPIKYVLLAGFLCLMSQFNFAQSPDYYLYVGTYTRKTSEGIYVFRFNTQTGDFTPVGIAKGVTNPCFLAISTDHRFLYANGGNTGDSVRAFSIDKESHKLTLLNSEASDGKGGAHIAVDKTGKWVIVGNYTSGSVSVLPTKADGSLGKVSQVIQHEGKSIDPERQTKPYVHSINIAPNNKDVFVPDLGTDKIMTYALDAKTGQLAAGNPPFTAVTPGSGPRHFTFHPTGKFAYVIQEMGATITGFTYKSGALETIQTIKLLPEEYTGRKWAADLHISPDGRFLYGSNRAHESLTIFSIDPKTGQLTLVDHQPVNGKTPRNFAIDPTGNFVLVANQDSDNITIFKRDKQTGKLTPTGKEIAVSMPVCLKFIP, encoded by the coding sequence ATGCCTATAAAGTACGTACTGCTGGCTGGATTTTTGTGTTTGATGAGCCAGTTTAACTTCGCACAAAGTCCTGATTACTACCTCTATGTGGGTACCTACACCCGTAAAACCAGCGAGGGTATTTATGTATTCCGATTCAATACTCAAACGGGCGATTTCACGCCGGTGGGCATTGCCAAAGGGGTTACAAACCCTTGTTTCCTGGCAATTTCTACTGACCACCGCTTTTTGTATGCGAATGGGGGTAACACCGGTGATTCTGTTCGTGCCTTCTCCATTGATAAAGAATCACACAAACTAACCCTGCTCAACTCTGAGGCTTCGGACGGAAAAGGAGGAGCGCATATAGCCGTTGACAAAACGGGCAAGTGGGTAATTGTGGGCAACTACACGAGCGGTAGCGTTAGTGTATTACCTACTAAAGCGGATGGTTCTCTCGGTAAAGTGAGCCAGGTTATTCAGCACGAAGGCAAAAGTATCGACCCCGAACGACAGACGAAACCCTATGTGCATTCCATCAATATTGCCCCCAATAACAAAGACGTCTTTGTACCTGATTTGGGAACCGATAAAATAATGACCTACGCACTGGATGCAAAAACGGGACAACTCGCAGCGGGTAATCCACCATTCACGGCCGTCACCCCAGGCTCTGGTCCGCGCCATTTTACGTTTCATCCGACTGGGAAGTTTGCCTATGTTATTCAGGAAATGGGTGCCACCATTACGGGTTTCACCTATAAAAGTGGGGCCTTAGAAACCATCCAGACAATAAAGCTGCTTCCCGAAGAGTACACTGGTCGCAAATGGGCTGCCGATCTTCATATATCACCTGATGGGAGGTTCCTGTACGGCTCTAATCGTGCCCACGAGAGTCTGACGATTTTTAGTATCGATCCCAAAACCGGGCAACTCACCCTCGTGGATCATCAGCCGGTGAATGGTAAAACGCCCCGCAATTTCGCAATTGACCCGACTGGCAACTTTGTGCTGGTGGCCAATCAGGATTCGGATAACATCACCATTTTTAAACGGGATAAACAAACCGGCAAATTGACGCCCACGGGGAAAGAGATTGCGGTGTCAATGCCCGTTTGCCTGAAATTTATTCCTTAA
- a CDS encoding SelT/SelW/SelH family protein: MKPTITLEYCPKCGWLLRSAWMAQELLTTFTDDIHGVLLHPSECSGRFSVRVDEQTIFDRKVAGRFPEIKELKQLVRDVVNPEKDLGHSDRK, encoded by the coding sequence ATGAAACCTACGATCACGCTGGAATACTGCCCCAAATGTGGCTGGCTACTTCGGTCAGCCTGGATGGCGCAGGAATTACTGACTACGTTCACGGATGATATTCACGGCGTGTTGCTACACCCTTCTGAATGTAGTGGGCGTTTTTCTGTCCGGGTCGATGAGCAGACAATCTTTGATCGAAAAGTAGCGGGTCGGTTCCCGGAGATAAAAGAACTGAAACAACTTGTTCGGGATGTAGTGAATCCTGAAAAAGACCTCGGCCATTCGGATCGAAAATAA